From a region of the Thermosipho melanesiensis BI429 genome:
- a CDS encoding ATP-binding protein: MKKLPIGVQDYKKIIEGDYVYVDKTKYIYELISSEVPIFLSRPRRFGKSLTISTLYYIFKGEKELFRGTYIYDKWDFKEYPVIKISLLDVVSETENDLKEGLLRIIKKEAKKYNLSLESNHFKYSFDELIITLSEKKGEKVVILVDEYEKPILDNVTNKEKAERYREILRDFYVTIKSKDEYIKFVFMTGITKFTKTGVFSALNNLNDISLNKKYSQMLGYTQEELEYYFKEHIEETAREIGMGKEELIENLKEYYNGFSFDGRRSVYNPFSILRFFEEREFKNYWFESGSPSFLYEYIKGRKVTYEELVKYPVSAMDFTTREIEDANANIFFAQAGYLTFKGVKKIGLREKYILDYPNIEVRNSFSKLILEANYGIEGTEEIENRIYEKIEKGEIKGLIEEIKRIISSIPYNLHRGEERYYHSLIYTIIASAGVNVTAEELTSIGRSDIVIEERGKVYIFEIKIDKGAREGIRQIKEKRYYEKYVGKEIYLIGIKISSKERNIEEYVIEKVGG, from the coding sequence ATGAAAAAGCTGCCGATAGGGGTACAGGATTACAAAAAGATAATAGAGGGGGATTACGTTTACGTAGATAAAACGAAATACATATACGAACTAATAAGCTCAGAAGTACCAATATTTTTATCACGACCAAGGAGGTTTGGGAAGAGTTTAACGATATCGACGTTGTATTACATATTCAAAGGGGAGAAAGAACTTTTCAGAGGAACATACATATACGACAAGTGGGATTTTAAAGAGTATCCTGTGATAAAAATAAGTTTATTAGATGTAGTTAGTGAAACAGAAAATGATTTAAAAGAAGGGTTACTAAGAATAATTAAAAAGGAAGCAAAGAAATATAATCTAAGCCTTGAAAGTAATCATTTCAAGTATTCATTTGATGAACTAATTATTACATTATCAGAGAAAAAGGGGGAGAAAGTAGTAATATTGGTAGACGAATACGAGAAACCGATACTAGACAATGTAACGAACAAAGAGAAAGCAGAAAGGTATAGAGAGATATTAAGGGATTTCTACGTTACGATAAAATCGAAAGATGAATACATAAAATTTGTTTTTATGACAGGGATAACGAAGTTTACAAAGACAGGGGTATTTTCGGCATTAAACAATTTGAATGACATATCGTTGAACAAGAAATATTCACAGATGCTAGGGTACACACAAGAGGAGCTAGAGTATTATTTCAAAGAACACATAGAAGAGACGGCAAGAGAGATAGGGATGGGGAAAGAAGAGTTAATAGAGAACCTGAAAGAATACTACAATGGATTTTCATTTGATGGGAGGAGGAGTGTATACAATCCATTTTCGATATTGAGATTTTTTGAAGAGAGAGAATTTAAGAACTATTGGTTTGAGAGTGGGTCACCATCGTTTTTGTACGAATACATAAAGGGGAGGAAAGTGACATATGAAGAGCTAGTGAAATATCCGGTAAGTGCAATGGATTTTACGACGAGGGAGATAGAAGATGCGAATGCGAACATATTCTTTGCCCAGGCGGGATATTTGACGTTTAAAGGAGTAAAAAAAATAGGATTAAGGGAAAAATACATATTAGACTATCCGAACATAGAAGTGAGGAACAGCTTTTCAAAGTTAATATTAGAGGCAAATTATGGGATAGAAGGGACAGAAGAGATTGAGAATAGGATATATGAGAAGATAGAAAAGGGAGAGATAAAGGGATTAATAGAAGAGATAAAGAGGATAATAAGCAGTATACCATACAATTTACACAGGGGAGAAGAGAGATATTATCATTCATTGATATACACGATAATAGCGTCAGCGGGAGTGAATGTGACAGCAGAGGAATTAACGAGTATAGGTAGGAGTGACATAGTGATAGAAGAAAGGGGAAAGGTATACATATTTGAGATAAAGATAGACAAAGGAGCAAGGGAAGGGATAAGACAGATAAAAGAGAAGAGGTATTATGAGAAATACGTAGGGAAAGAGATATATCTGATAGGGATAAAGATAAGTTCGAAAGAGAGGAATATAGAAGAGTATGTGATTGAGAAAGTAGGAGGATAG
- a CDS encoding ATP-binding protein — MKKLPIGVQDYREIVEENYVYVDKTKYLYDLMTSGKFYFLSRPRRFGKSLTISTLYYIFKGEKELFRGTYIYDKWDFKKYPIVRINLLDVATDNEERLKKSLAKIIKLEGERNGIEIKEEDYKFAFNELIIKLSQKGRVVILVDEYEKPILDNVTNKEKAERYREILRDFYVTIKSKDEYIKFVFMTGITKFTKTGVFSALNNLNDISLNKKYSQMLGYTQEELEYYFKEHIEETAREIGMGKEELIENLKEYYNGFSFDGRRSVYNPFSILRFFEEREFKNYWFESGSPSFLYEYIKGRKVTYEELVKYPVSAMDFTTREIEDANANIFFAQAGYLTFKDVRRYGFEEEYILDYPNIEVRNSFSKLILEANYGVEKEKIKEVNREIIKSLEKNDIRRMIEEIKRIISSIPYNLHRGEERYYHSLIYTIIASAGVNVTAEELTSIGRSDIVIEERGKVYIFEIKIDKGAREGIRQIKEKRYYEKYVGKEIYLIGIKISSKERNIEEYVIEKIKNQEV, encoded by the coding sequence ATGAAGAAGCTACCGATAGGGGTACAGGATTATAGAGAAATAGTAGAAGAAAATTATGTTTATGTAGATAAAACAAAATATTTGTATGATTTAATGACAAGTGGGAAGTTTTACTTTTTATCACGACCAAGGAGGTTTGGGAAGAGTTTAACGATATCGACGTTGTATTACATATTCAAAGGGGAGAAAGAACTTTTCAGAGGAACATACATATACGACAAGTGGGATTTTAAAAAGTATCCCATTGTACGTATAAATTTACTGGATGTTGCAACAGATAACGAAGAAAGATTAAAAAAAAGCTTAGCAAAAATAATAAAATTAGAAGGGGAAAGGAATGGGATAGAAATAAAAGAGGAAGATTATAAATTTGCGTTTAATGAGTTGATAATAAAGCTTTCACAAAAAGGGCGAGTAGTAATATTGGTAGACGAATACGAGAAACCGATACTAGACAATGTAACGAACAAAGAGAAAGCAGAAAGGTATAGAGAGATATTAAGGGATTTCTACGTTACGATAAAATCGAAAGATGAATACATAAAATTTGTTTTTATGACAGGGATAACGAAGTTTACAAAGACAGGGGTATTTTCGGCATTAAACAATTTGAATGACATATCGTTGAACAAGAAATATTCACAGATGCTAGGGTACACACAAGAGGAGCTAGAGTATTATTTCAAAGAACACATAGAAGAGACGGCAAGAGAGATAGGGATGGGGAAAGAAGAGTTAATAGAGAACCTGAAAGAATACTACAATGGATTTTCATTTGATGGGAGGAGGAGTGTATACAATCCATTTTCGATATTGAGATTTTTTGAAGAGAGAGAATTTAAGAACTATTGGTTTGAAAGTGGGTCACCATCGTTTTTGTACGAATACATAAAGGGGAGGAAAGTGACATATGAAGAGCTAGTGAAATATCCGGTAAGTGCAATGGATTTTACGACGAGGGAGATAGAAGATGCGAATGCGAACATATTCTTTGCCCAGGCGGGATATTTGACATTTAAAGATGTAAGAAGGTATGGATTTGAAGAAGAATACATATTAGACTATCCGAACATAGAAGTGAGGAACAGCTTTTCAAAGTTAATATTAGAGGCAAATTATGGAGTAGAAAAAGAAAAGATAAAAGAGGTAAATAGAGAGATAATAAAGTCGTTAGAAAAAAATGACATAAGAAGAATGATAGAAGAGATAAAGAGGATAATAAGCAGTATACCATACAATTTACACAGGGGAGAAGAGAGATATTATCATTCATTGATATACACGATAATAGCGTCAGCGGGAGTGAATGTGACAGCAGAGGAATTAACGAGTATAGGTAGGAGTGACATAGTGATAGAAGAAAGGGGAAAGGTATACATATTTGAGATAAAGATAGACAAAGGAGCAAGGGAAGGGATAAGACAGATAAAAGAGAAGAGGTATTATGAGAAATACGTAGGGAAAGAGATATATCTGATAGGGATAAAGATAAGTTCGAAAGAGAGGAATATAGAAGAGTATGTGATTGAGAAAATAAAAAATCAGGAGGTGTAA
- a CDS encoding Rid family detoxifying hydrolase: MQLINPKNGPKAIGPYSIAVKTGNLVFVSGQLPITDSGELIKGNIKKETEIIMKNIELILKEAGSSIEKIVKVNVYMKDISKFSEFNEIYEKLLNGHKPARAVVEVSKLPKDSDIEIEAVAEV, from the coding sequence ATGCAATTAATTAATCCAAAAAATGGCCCAAAGGCTATAGGTCCATATTCCATAGCCGTTAAAACGGGAAATCTGGTATTTGTATCTGGACAACTTCCAATAACAGATTCTGGTGAATTAATAAAAGGAAACATAAAAAAAGAAACAGAGATAATTATGAAAAACATTGAATTAATTTTAAAAGAAGCGGGTAGCTCTATTGAAAAAATTGTAAAGGTAAATGTTTATATGAAAGACATCTCAAAATTTTCTGAATTTAACGAAATTTACGAAAAACTACTCAACGGTCATAAACCTGCAAGGGCTGTTGTAGAAGTTTCAAAACTTCCAAAGGATTCTGATATTGAAATAGAAGCAGTAGCGGAGGTATAA
- a CDS encoding endonuclease III domain-containing protein: MNLKNLYNLLKKEYGKLGKWWPGTSTEILITAILTQNTNWKNVEKAMENIYKFTTKDNLLFFLYDTPKEKLAEIIKPAGFFNIKAERIKNLLNFLKKRNFNLKYVEKEPNLREKLLKIKGIGKETADSILLYAFEFPIFVVDAYTKRLLKRIYGLNIEDYDKIQELFHKNYPKDTRLYQEFHGLIVEHAKKYCRKKPLCSKCFFGKKCNYLTSPLRTY; encoded by the coding sequence ATAAATTTGAAAAATTTGTATAATTTACTAAAAAAAGAATATGGAAAATTGGGAAAATGGTGGCCAGGAACTTCAACTGAAATATTAATTACTGCAATACTAACCCAAAACACCAATTGGAAGAACGTTGAAAAAGCAATGGAAAATATTTATAAATTTACCACAAAAGATAATTTACTATTTTTCCTTTATGACACACCAAAAGAAAAATTAGCAGAGATTATTAAACCTGCAGGTTTTTTCAATATAAAAGCAGAAAGGATTAAAAATTTACTTAATTTTCTAAAAAAACGCAACTTTAACCTAAAATATGTGGAAAAAGAACCAAATCTAAGGGAAAAACTATTAAAAATTAAAGGAATCGGCAAAGAAACTGCCGATTCCATTTTGTTGTATGCATTTGAATTTCCCATTTTTGTTGTTGATGCATATACAAAAAGATTATTAAAAAGAATATATGGCTTAAACATTGAAGATTACGATAAAATACAAGAATTGTTTCATAAAAACTATCCTAAAGACACAAGACTTTATCAAGAATTTCACGGATTAATAGTAGAACACGCAAAAAAATACTGTAGAAAAAAACCGTTGTGTAGTAAATGTTTCTTTGGTAAAAAATGTAATTACTTAACATCTCCTCTTCGTACATACTGA
- a CDS encoding SLC45 family MFS transporter, which yields MKNYKKLFLLGFGFFGISILWPLYNAYVPIFLKDFSLSSTSIGFVMTIDNIFAIFMLPLIGVLSDQTRSRFGRRMPYILIGAPLGALFFSLIPFARTLHLLWFFMLNIIFMNFFMALFRSPVIALMPDITPPKYRSQANGIINFMGGLGALLAYFAGKPLYDKNYALPFWLGAIIMLVASLLVVIFIKEDEKYKIRTGEKVKFSSVFSKSFGELKINLKEVFFSKEKSLLMILIAILFWFVGYNALETFFTSYAKFRVGISESTGAFILGFFSLTFMLFSIPAGIIGSKIGRKKTMTIGLMIVALISLLTVISTYIFKDTGTITRLLFIYFTLGGIGWAMVNVNSLPTVVDMTSEEKLGGYTGLYYFFSMSANIIAPPLSGFFIDKLGYDSLIYFSTVSFVIATIFLQYVRRGDVK from the coding sequence ATGAAAAATTACAAAAAGTTGTTTTTACTTGGTTTTGGTTTTTTTGGTATTAGTATACTTTGGCCGTTGTACAATGCTTATGTACCAATATTTTTAAAAGATTTTTCACTTTCTTCAACAAGTATAGGTTTTGTTATGACAATTGATAATATTTTTGCTATTTTTATGCTACCACTTATTGGGGTATTAAGTGATCAGACACGCTCAAGATTTGGAAGAAGAATGCCGTATATCCTTATTGGAGCTCCTTTAGGTGCTTTGTTTTTCTCGCTTATACCCTTTGCAAGAACTCTCCACCTTTTGTGGTTTTTTATGTTGAACATCATATTCATGAATTTTTTTATGGCACTTTTTAGATCCCCTGTAATTGCATTAATGCCTGATATTACGCCTCCAAAATATAGAAGTCAAGCAAATGGCATAATTAATTTCATGGGAGGGTTAGGTGCACTTCTTGCTTATTTTGCTGGAAAGCCCCTCTATGATAAAAATTATGCATTGCCATTTTGGCTTGGTGCAATAATCATGTTAGTTGCTTCTCTTTTAGTGGTAATTTTTATTAAGGAGGATGAAAAATATAAAATAAGGACTGGAGAAAAAGTAAAATTTTCAAGTGTGTTTTCAAAAAGTTTTGGGGAATTAAAAATAAATCTTAAGGAAGTATTCTTTTCAAAGGAAAAAAGTTTACTAATGATTCTTATTGCTATTTTATTTTGGTTTGTTGGTTACAATGCATTGGAAACTTTTTTCACAAGTTATGCAAAATTTAGAGTTGGTATTAGTGAAAGTACTGGTGCGTTTATACTTGGATTTTTTTCGTTAACTTTTATGTTATTTTCCATACCAGCGGGTATTATTGGCTCAAAAATAGGCAGAAAAAAGACAATGACTATTGGGCTAATGATAGTTGCATTGATTTCTCTTTTAACTGTAATTTCAACTTATATTTTTAAAGATACTGGAACAATAACAAGATTATTATTTATATATTTTACATTAGGTGGTATAGGTTGGGCTATGGTTAATGTTAATTCTTTACCTACAGTTGTTGATATGACAAGTGAAGAAAAATTAGGAGGATATACGGGTCTTTACTACTTTTTCTCAATGAGTGCTAATATAATTGCTCCTCCACTTTCTGGTTTTTTCATAGATAAGTTGGGATATGATTCTTTGATATACTTTTCAACAGTTTCATTTGTAATTGCGACAATATTCCTTCAGTATGTACGAAGAGGAGATGTTAAGTAA
- a CDS encoding methylglyoxal synthase, whose product MLRVALIAHDKKKLDLAMFVKEWKSVFEKCVLFATKTTGKIIEEKIGLKVTKLESGPYGGDLQIGALVANGEIDFVIFLRDPLTAQPHEPDVSALLRVCDVHNVPLATNLATAEGLVLEIKRKLER is encoded by the coding sequence ATGCTAAGAGTTGCTCTAATTGCACACGATAAGAAAAAACTCGATTTAGCTATGTTTGTAAAGGAATGGAAAAGTGTATTTGAAAAATGTGTGCTATTTGCCACTAAAACTACGGGTAAAATTATTGAGGAAAAAATAGGATTAAAAGTAACAAAATTAGAATCTGGTCCATATGGTGGAGATTTGCAAATAGGGGCTTTAGTGGCAAATGGCGAAATTGATTTTGTTATTTTCCTAAGAGATCCATTAACTGCTCAACCTCATGAACCAGATGTTTCTGCACTTCTTAGAGTTTGCGATGTTCATAACGTACCACTTGCTACAAATTTGGCTACAGCTGAAGGATTAGTACTAGAAATTAAAAGAAAACTAGAAAGGTGA
- a CDS encoding Cof-type HAD-IIB family hydrolase: MVFVFDLDGTLLKKDYTISTETIEFLKSLEKCGHKIVFASGRMLVSVRKVINKFFQKEYPIIAYNGGMLHLPNKGVAYEKSIDFDNASKIISFLREENVHRQVYVDDKLYGEEDNDEIKSYAKHADVDYYIVDDLVKLIYKKTPTKILSIAHSEKINTLKDKIKKLNLNVDAFKSMDIFLDIVPKNVSKGKALKFLLKKLEINEKLVVFGDNHNDISMFKIADISIAVENAVAELKREADYIAPSNDQNGVFFILNNLFSDLIIC; the protein is encoded by the coding sequence ATGGTATTTGTATTTGATTTAGATGGAACCCTCTTAAAAAAAGATTATACTATTTCAACTGAAACAATAGAATTTTTAAAATCGCTGGAAAAATGTGGCCATAAAATCGTCTTTGCAAGTGGTAGAATGCTTGTTTCTGTAAGAAAGGTGATAAACAAATTTTTTCAAAAAGAATATCCCATAATTGCATATAATGGTGGTATGCTTCATTTACCAAACAAAGGAGTTGCATATGAAAAAAGTATAGATTTCGATAATGCAAGTAAGATAATTAGCTTTTTAAGAGAAGAAAACGTTCATAGACAGGTATATGTTGATGACAAACTCTATGGAGAAGAAGATAACGATGAAATAAAATCATATGCAAAGCATGCAGATGTAGATTACTACATAGTAGATGATTTGGTAAAATTAATTTATAAAAAAACCCCCACAAAAATACTATCAATAGCACATTCAGAAAAGATAAACACTTTAAAAGACAAAATAAAAAAGTTGAATTTAAATGTAGACGCTTTTAAAAGTATGGATATATTTTTAGACATAGTACCAAAGAATGTTAGCAAGGGAAAAGCTTTAAAATTTTTGCTAAAAAAATTGGAAATAAATGAAAAATTAGTAGTGTTTGGAGATAATCACAATGATATTTCTATGTTCAAAATAGCTGACATTTCCATAGCAGTAGAAAACGCTGTGGCTGAACTTAAAAGGGAGGCGGATTATATTGCCCCTTCGAACGATCAAAATGGCGTTTTTTTTATTCTTAACAATTTATTTTCAGATCTTATTATCTGCTAA
- the asnS gene encoding asparagine--tRNA ligase produces the protein MWVYIRDLKNYVGKEVELRGWVWRSRSSGKIAFINMRDGTGIVQVVVEASSVDEETFKNTRKLRMESSLIVKGIVKEEQRAPGGVEIHATHVTPVQIPSEDFPINKPDHSIEYLMDHRHLWLRSRRQMHILNIRDTVLKAIRKFYWENGFIQVDTPIFTGAIGESAGNLFKIDYFDYGKVYLAQTGQLYLEAACMALGKVFNLGPTFRAEKSKTRRHLIEFWMNEAEVAYYEHEDNLKLQENLVSYIIKYILENASEHLHALNRDTSKLEKIEPPFPRITYTEAVKLLQKKGYDIEWGDDFGGDEETEIAKQFEKPVFVTHYPRKAKAFYMQPDPENPDVVLCDDLIAPEGYGEIIGASQRIHDYDLLVERLKEFNLPVEAYDWYLDLRKFGSVPHSGFGLGIERTIAWIAGLEHIREAIPFPRTLYRVHP, from the coding sequence ATGTGGGTTTACATTAGAGATTTAAAAAATTACGTTGGAAAAGAAGTAGAGTTAAGAGGATGGGTCTGGAGAAGCAGAAGTAGCGGGAAAATTGCTTTTATAAACATGCGTGATGGTACTGGTATAGTTCAAGTGGTGGTTGAAGCATCTTCCGTAGATGAAGAAACGTTTAAAAATACAAGAAAACTCAGAATGGAATCGTCATTAATTGTGAAGGGAATAGTAAAAGAAGAACAAAGAGCTCCAGGTGGTGTAGAGATTCACGCAACTCATGTAACTCCTGTACAAATACCTAGCGAAGATTTTCCCATCAATAAACCAGATCATAGTATAGAGTATTTGATGGATCATAGACATTTATGGCTCCGCTCACGAAGACAAATGCATATTTTAAATATTAGAGATACTGTGTTAAAAGCCATTAGAAAATTTTATTGGGAAAACGGCTTTATACAAGTTGATACACCTATTTTCACAGGAGCAATAGGAGAATCTGCCGGTAATTTATTTAAAATAGATTACTTTGATTATGGAAAGGTATACCTTGCCCAAACTGGGCAATTATATTTAGAAGCCGCATGTATGGCACTTGGAAAAGTTTTTAATTTGGGACCAACCTTTAGGGCAGAAAAATCAAAAACAAGAAGACATTTAATAGAATTTTGGATGAACGAAGCAGAAGTAGCATATTATGAACACGAGGATAATTTAAAACTTCAGGAAAATCTTGTAAGTTATATTATTAAATACATTTTGGAAAATGCATCAGAACATCTACACGCACTAAATAGGGATACATCCAAGTTAGAAAAGATTGAACCACCATTTCCAAGGATTACATATACAGAAGCGGTAAAACTCCTCCAAAAGAAAGGATACGATATAGAATGGGGAGACGATTTTGGTGGAGATGAAGAAACGGAAATTGCAAAACAATTTGAAAAACCTGTTTTTGTAACGCATTATCCAAGAAAAGCAAAGGCATTTTACATGCAACCAGATCCAGAAAATCCAGACGTGGTTCTTTGTGATGATCTTATTGCTCCAGAAGGTTATGGTGAAATAATAGGTGCATCTCAAAGGATTCACGACTATGATTTACTTGTAGAAAGATTAAAAGAATTCAACCTACCAGTGGAAGCATACGATTGGTATTTAGACCTAAGAAAATTTGGTTCTGTCCCACACAGTGGATTTGGGTTGGGTATAGAAAGAACAATAGCTTGGATTGCTGGATTAGAACACATAAGAGAAGCTATACCATTCCCAAGAACCTTGTATAGAGTCCATCCCTAA
- a CDS encoding carboxypeptidase M32, producing the protein MEKLKNHLKRLSKFENALALLHWDMETYMPSNAAERRAKIIGEISTYVFEEFVSEKTKEYLESANPKTSEDEAIIRLVKKELEKVEKIPPKLFKELQIANALSQQAWQKAKEKAAFNIFKPHLEKVVKLQKEVIEHIGYEKNRYDTLLDNYEPGLKTETLKKIIPTLRKFLVDFVDELENGEKPNTDILEGEYDVEKQREFSLELLKMLNYDLTSGRLDASAHPFTISISHNDVRITTRFDKYDIKNSIFSTIHECGHALYEQGIPEEYRELPIGDGASMGIHESQSRFWENIVGRSLEFWNFVYPTFVKYFPRFKDVEVEEFWRAINIVERSLIRTEADEVTYNLHIMLRFELEEALINDKITVEELPMLWNEKMKEYLNITPKNNAEGVLQDVHWAHGSFGYFPSYMLGNLYASQILFAMKKDIQNIEEKIQSGQFDEILSWLRNKIHSKGKVLEPNELIKEISGEELNPNYFVSYIKEKYSKVYRITH; encoded by the coding sequence ATGGAGAAACTTAAAAATCATTTAAAAAGATTATCTAAATTTGAAAATGCCCTAGCCCTTCTACATTGGGATATGGAAACGTATATGCCATCGAATGCTGCGGAAAGAAGGGCAAAGATAATAGGGGAAATATCAACTTATGTTTTTGAAGAATTTGTTTCTGAGAAAACAAAAGAATATTTAGAATCAGCAAATCCGAAAACTTCAGAAGATGAAGCTATAATAAGACTAGTAAAAAAAGAGTTGGAAAAGGTTGAAAAAATTCCACCAAAGCTTTTTAAAGAACTTCAAATTGCAAATGCATTGTCACAGCAAGCATGGCAAAAGGCAAAGGAAAAGGCAGCATTCAATATATTTAAACCTCATTTGGAAAAGGTGGTTAAACTTCAAAAAGAAGTAATAGAACATATTGGCTATGAAAAGAATAGATATGACACACTTTTAGACAATTACGAACCTGGACTTAAAACAGAAACATTAAAAAAGATCATACCAACTCTTAGAAAATTTTTAGTGGATTTCGTAGATGAATTAGAGAATGGTGAAAAGCCAAACACAGATATTTTAGAAGGGGAATACGATGTAGAAAAACAAAGAGAATTTTCTTTAGAACTTTTGAAAATGCTAAACTATGATTTGACATCTGGAAGGTTAGATGCATCAGCACATCCATTTACAATTTCAATTTCTCATAATGATGTAAGGATTACTACTAGATTTGACAAATATGATATTAAAAATTCTATTTTTAGTACCATCCATGAATGTGGACATGCTTTATATGAACAAGGAATACCAGAAGAATACAGAGAGCTTCCTATTGGCGATGGGGCATCAATGGGAATACATGAAAGTCAGTCAAGGTTTTGGGAAAATATTGTGGGAAGAAGCTTAGAGTTTTGGAATTTTGTATATCCTACATTTGTAAAGTATTTCCCAAGGTTCAAAGATGTAGAAGTAGAAGAATTTTGGCGTGCAATAAATATTGTTGAAAGGTCTTTAATACGTACAGAAGCTGATGAGGTAACGTACAACCTTCATATTATGCTAAGATTTGAACTTGAAGAGGCGTTAATAAATGACAAAATAACCGTTGAAGAATTGCCAATGCTTTGGAATGAAAAGATGAAAGAATATTTAAATATAACACCAAAAAATAATGCTGAAGGTGTATTACAGGATGTTCACTGGGCACATGGCTCTTTTGGTTATTTTCCATCTTACATGTTGGGTAATTTATACGCATCGCAGATATTATTTGCTATGAAAAAAGATATACAGAATATAGAGGAAAAAATACAATCAGGTCAGTTTGATGAAATACTTTCATGGTTAAGAAATAAGATACACTCAAAAGGAAAAGTTCTTGAACCAAACGAACTTATTAAGGAAATTTCAGGTGAAGAGTTAAATCCTAACTACTTTGTAAGTTATATAAAAGAAAAATATTCAAAGGTTTATAGGATAACTCATTAG
- a CDS encoding GNAT family N-acetyltransferase, whose amino-acid sequence MKILTLNEYSLIDFVNLVNKVFQDYTVPVNWNVVNFEMDVRENSISLEDSFIFLKGQKPVGFIVNSIRHERARIDAMGVIREERGTGTASFILEHATNYLKWKGIQNISLEVITKDLRAYKFYEKHGFREIRKLHLMVKKDMDFEPVEFRAIKVEPRYVYTVSLNLQLSGRKPNWQREPVTLLLADGRYKYVRLITKNTEGYLVWGKNEDNSVYIVDMGTKEEWNELAKCALNFLNTETNCSIVSATSVPEDDPLFNALKENGFESILTQSEMRKKL is encoded by the coding sequence ATGAAAATATTAACTCTTAATGAATATTCTCTTATTGATTTTGTAAACTTGGTAAATAAAGTCTTTCAAGATTACACTGTGCCAGTAAATTGGAATGTGGTAAATTTTGAAATGGATGTTAGGGAAAATTCTATTTCACTTGAAGATAGCTTCATATTTTTAAAAGGACAAAAACCAGTGGGATTTATAGTAAATAGCATAAGGCATGAAAGGGCGAGAATTGATGCGATGGGAGTAATAAGAGAAGAGAGGGGTACTGGAACAGCAAGTTTTATCTTAGAACATGCTACAAACTACCTAAAATGGAAAGGTATTCAAAACATATCTTTGGAAGTAATTACAAAAGATTTAAGGGCATACAAATTCTATGAAAAACACGGTTTTAGAGAAATAAGAAAATTGCATCTAATGGTAAAAAAAGATATGGATTTTGAACCTGTGGAATTTCGGGCTATAAAGGTGGAACCAAGGTATGTGTATACAGTTTCTTTAAACTTACAACTTTCTGGTAGAAAGCCGAACTGGCAAAGAGAACCAGTTACTTTACTACTTGCAGATGGTAGATACAAATATGTAAGATTAATAACTAAGAATACAGAGGGCTACCTTGTGTGGGGGAAAAATGAAGATAACAGTGTGTACATTGTAGATATGGGAACCAAAGAAGAGTGGAATGAACTTGCAAAATGTGCGCTAAACTTTTTAAATACCGAAACAAATTGCAGTATTGTTTCTGCAACTTCTGTTCCTGAAGATGATCCATTATTTAATGCACTAAAAGAAAATGGTTTTGAATCAATTTTAACCCAATCTGAAATGCGTAAAAAATTGTAA
- a CDS encoding L7Ae/L30e/S12e/Gadd45 family ribosomal protein, whose product MNEQKILTLLGFASKAKKLVYGKDNIRDYIKNTKLRNKIIVMAKDTGERVKKDVKIRCEISNVPYIEIATKEILSKATGMFNISVLGVLDESMVKSILAFSKEGGNNENINS is encoded by the coding sequence GTGAACGAACAAAAAATTTTAACATTACTTGGTTTTGCCTCAAAAGCAAAAAAATTGGTATATGGTAAGGATAATATAAGAGACTATATAAAAAATACTAAATTAAGGAATAAAATAATAGTAATGGCAAAAGATACAGGTGAAAGAGTAAAAAAAGACGTGAAAATAAGATGTGAAATTTCTAATGTTCCATATATAGAAATTGCAACAAAAGAAATTTTATCAAAGGCTACGGGGATGTTCAACATATCCGTTTTAGGGGTTTTAGATGAAAGTATGGTGAAAAGTATATTAGCTTTTTCCAAAGAGGGGGGGAACAATGAAAATATTAACTCTTAA